From the genome of Flavobacterium sediminis:
AGGAATGGGAGGGGTACAGGTACTGGTGCTGCCCCTGTAATTGCTCAGTTAGCAAAAGAAAGAGACATTTTAACGGTTGGTATTGTGACGATCCCATTCCAGTTTGAAGGGAAGATCCGTTCAGAACAGGCAATGAACGGAGTCGAGAGATTGCGCAAGCAGGTAGACTCTCTGATTGTTATCAACAATAATAAATTAAGAGAAGTTTACGGAAATTTAGGGTTTAAAGCAGGGTTCTCCAAAGCAGATGAGGTTTTAGCAACAGCTGCAAAAGGAATTGCAGAGGTTATTACCCATCACTATACACAAAATATCGATTTACGCGATGCTAAGACTGTATTGGCAAATAGCGGAACTGCTATTATGGGTTCATCAGTAGCAGAAGGTGTTGATCGTGCGAAACAGGCCATCGTTAGTGCTTTAGATTCTCCGTTGTTAAATGACAATAAAATTAATGGTGCTAAAAATGTATTGTTATTAATTGTTTCCGGTACTTCCGAAATCACATTGGATGAGATCGGAGAGATCAACGATCATATTCAGACTGAAGCTGGCTTCAATGCTAATATTATCATGGGGGTTGGTGAAGACGAAACTTTAGGAGAAGCCATTGCAGTAACGGTTATTGCTACAGGTTTTAATATCGAGCAACAAGCAGAAATTGTTAATTCGGAGCCTAAAAAAATTATCCATTCTTTAGAGGATGAACAAAAGATTGTTCACGATTTAAGTCAAAAGAATGCAACAGCTTCATATTCTGCACCGATTCAGAATGAAGTAAAACTGGAAGAGCCTAAACAGGATATTATTAATCCGGTGGCAGATCAGGTTAAAGAAGAGAAAATTATTTTTTCACTTGATGAAGAAACTGCTGAGAAGCCTTTATCTTTTGAGATCAAGGAAAAACCGCAAATGGATTTAGTGGCTACAACAGACGCTATCAAGAATATGAATGTGGAATTTGAGATTGTTTCGCCAAAAGCAAATACAAATATCTCGCAAAATTTTGAAATCATTACTTCTGAAGTTAAAGATATAGAAGTGGTTGAACCTGAATTTGTGGTAGCGAATAAAGAATTTAATTATTCATTCGATCTGTTTGAAGAACCTAAAGCTGTACAGAAGACAATCTTTGATGTTTCTGAGGAAACCAAACAAATGGAAGTCAAAGATCCTATCAATGTAGTTCCGGTAACAGAGGTGACTCAAAGCGGAGTGGTCAAATATTCATTAGAAGATTTTGAAGAAAAAGAAGAAGAGGAAAAAGTAATAGCAAAGCCGGCTGCAAAAGTAGAAGAACCGATTGATGAGTCATTGAATTTCAGTGTGAAACAAAAAACCACTGAATTTAAAAATAGTGAAGAACTGGATAATGTATCTCCTTTTGAAATGTCAATAGAAGAAACTTTAAAAGCAAGAGCAGAAGAGCGAAAAAGAAAAATGAAAGAGTTCAATTATAAATTTAATAATAGCGCTGCTAATATTGATAAAATTGAAAATGAACCGGCGTACAAACGTATGGGAATAGATGTAACATCAACTCCGCAAACGAATAATACATCGAGAATGTCCTTAGGGACAGATAGTAACGATGATTTACAATTACGTTCAAATAATTCATTTCTACATGATAATGTAGACTAATCCATAAACTCCCTGCCTACTCACTGAAAACCCGATTTTTTTCGGGTTTTTTTATTACTTTTGCAGGAATAATTAAAAGAAGATGTAATCTGTCTTTGAAAAAGAAAGTTTTTAAGTTTAGTATAAAACGAGAAATATGAGTTTAGAAAAACAAATTATGGATCAGATGAAAGAAGCGATGAAAGCAAAAGATACAGTTGCTTTGGAAGCTTTAAGAGCCATAAAATCAGGGATCATTTTAGCCAAAACGGAATCCGGTGCAAAAGAAGAATTGGCAGCGGATGATGAAATAAAATTATTGCAGAAATTAGTTAAGCAACGTAAAGACAGTGCTACGATCTATACAGAACAGGGAAGAGCAGATTTAGCTGAACCGGAGTTGGCTCAGGTAGCAGTTATTGAAAAGTTTTTACCGGCTCAATTATCAGAAGCAGAAATTGAAGCAGCAGTTTCAAAGATCATTGCTGAAGGTGGTTTTTCAGGGATGGCAGCCATGGGACAAGTAATGGGAATGGCATCTAAGCAATTAGCCGGTCAAGCTGACGGGAAAACAATTTCAACGATCGTTAAAAAGCTTTTAGCTTAATAAAAAAAATATAAGAATAAGAAAAGGTATAAAAAGAAATGTCTTTTTTCTTTCTTCTTTTCTTAAAAATGGCTCCGTAGTTCAACTGGATAGAATATCAGATTTCGGCTCTGAGGGTTGGGGGTTCGAATCCCTCCGGGGTCACTTCACGGGACAAGTTCACTACTTTGAATTTGTCCCGTTTTTATTTGGGTTTAATACTTTGTTAGTCTGAAATATAATCCTTGAAGCTTCATTTATTCTTGTGGTTCGAAATGTTGAATCGTGAAAAGTGAGATTTTCGAAAAAAAATCGAACCGATCAGGCTTCTGGATTCTTCCCATCCCTTGTTATTAAAAGCATTTGACAATAATCTTTATAAATCCTTCCACATTATCAGTATCGTGATTTATGGCGGTCAATTGGGCTTCTAACTAACTATTGTTTATATTCGTTGTTTACTTTCGGATGCATTTCAAACTTTCATAAAAAAACGCTCCTTTTTCTTGGAAATTCCACCATTTTTTTGATAAAACCGGATCGCTTTTTCATTAAAATCAGGTGTTTGCCATTGTATTTCAGTACAGTTTTCAATTTTGGAGTATTCTTTAATTTTCTCCATTAAAGCGGTTCCCAAACCTTTTCCCCTTGTTTCTTCTGTAAGGAACAGACAGTCGAGATAGAGGTAAAAACCGACATCCCATGTCGAAAATTGTTGCATAAAAGTGGCATACCCAACAATTGTGTTTCCTTCGGCAACGACCAAACATTTCAGGCTTGGAGACGTTCCAAAAATTGCTTTGGACAACAACTTTTCTTTGTCTTTTGTGCTATATTCAGCTTGCTCATATTCGGCGTGTTGTTTGCATAAACCAACGATTTGTGGTAAGTCTCCTTTTTGGGCCAATCTTATTTCCATTTCCACCAATTTAACAGGCGCACACAAACTTAGAACCCTTCTGTGGCTGCGTTCCTTCTGTTGCATACCCGTCAAATTTCCACCATTCAATTCCGCCTATTAGTTCTTTGACCTTAAAGCCTAATTGGGTCATTTTTAAAGCACCTTTGGTGGAAGCATTACAACCGATCCCGTCGCAATAGCAAATATAGGTTTTGGACTTATCCAAATGTTTGGTTGTTTCCTCCGTCATTTCCCTATGCGGAAGGTTGATGGCTGTAGGGATATGTTCTTTTTTATATCCAAAGGCTTGTCTGGCATCCACAACAATATGTTCCGTGCCATTTTCAAGGGCATCATATAAATCTGAAGGATCCATTTCGTAAGCCAGTTTGTTTTCATAAAATTCAATTTGTTTTTTCATCATTTCTAAAATTTTAATTTCTGTCAAAAGTAATCGGTCAGGAGCAGACTTCTTACATATTGGAATTGAGCAATTTAAAATGGAAGCTGAAAATTTTTCATACTGAACAAAGGCATAAATTGTTAATTTTGTAAACTATGGATATCAAATATTTCAGGCTCATAAAAACAATCAAAGAAGAAGGTAGCATTGCCAATTCTGCTGATAAGTTGTTTTTAACGCAATCTGCATTGAGCCATCAATTAAGAGAATTGGAAGAGCGTTTAGGATTTAAGGTATTTCACAGAAAACGAAACAAGTGGCAACTTACGGAAGAAGGTACCGAACTCTATAAAATGGGTAATTCCATACTCGACAGTATAGAAAAGGGATTCCAAAATATTGAACAGTTGCGAACAGGTTCTGTGGGCAGCGTTAAAGTGAGTACGGAATGTTATAGTTTTTACCAGGGACTTTCTTCTTTCATTCAAAAAATGGGGATTTTATATCCTGAAATAGTGGTTGATTTGATTCTGGAAGCCACCCATCAACCTATTTCAAAAATTTTATCGAACGAAATTGATATGGCCATTGTTACCCAAAAGCCAGTAAACGAAAGTTTGTCTAACATTGAAGTGTATGAAGATGAAATTTTTGCAATTGTCCATGACGAAAATCCTTTAAGCCGGGTTGAATTTCTGGAAGCGGATGATTTTTCGAATGTTCATTTAATCATTCATTCTTTTCCCTTGGAAACAGTTTCGGTTTACGACCGTTTTTTAAAACCGAACAGAATTACACCACTGAAAATTTCCGCCATCCCCTTAACGGAAGTTGCCCTTGAAATGGTAGATGCCAATATGGGGATTATGTGCATGCCCAAGTGGGCTTTGAAATCCTTCAAACTTTCTGATAATTTAGCGTTTAAGCGAATTGGCAGGAATGGCTTGAAAAGAACCCATTATTTGGTGTTTCGAAAGGCTGACAGAGATAAAAAGTATATCAATGATTTTATCGCCAACTTTGAGGACGATTTTTCAAAGTAGTGATTTTTCCAACTTATGACCATCTCTATCCAAAAAAGCGCTGTTTTACGTAATTTTGGGTTCAGATTCATATAGATCATGGATAGTAAAACGAGTATTTCCCAACTTAACCTGTTTAAAGAGCCTGAACTGAAAGAGGAAATCCAAAAAAATGGAGATATCCAATCGTTCAGCAAAGACGAATTATTAATCAGGGAAGGGCAGTATTTGAAAGTGTTGCCCATAGTATTAAATGGCTCTATTCGAGTTTTTCAAACGTATGAAGACCGCGAAATAGTATTGTACTACGTGCTCCCGCAGGAAACGTGTATCATGTCGTTAGCAGCCTGTTTTTTCAATACCGGTAGCGCCTCAAATGCGGTTACAGAAGAAGACACAGAGGTGTTGTTCATTCCTTCGCATCTCATTCCGATATGGCAAAAAAAATATCCTTCATGGAATGAGTTTATTTTAAAAGCTTATAGAAACAGGTACAATGAATTGTTGGAGGCTTTCAATAACGTTGTTTTTAAAAAAATAGATGAACGGATTATGATCTATCTTGAAGAGCACGCCACTAAGAACAACTCGAGAAATATTCCTTTATCCCATCAGGCTTTGGCTTATGAATTGGGAACCACTCGGGTTGTGGTTTCAAGGATTCTTAAAAATTTTGAGATAGAAGGGAAAGTTATCTTGCATAGGGGCTATATTGAATTAAAAAAATAGCGGCATTGTATCTTTTGATACCGTTCGGTCAGCCTTTCTCTTATGAAATTTGTTGTATTAATTTTTAAAATCATTAATACAATGAAGACAAAACACACTGCATCTACATTAGCATTTTTTTGCTTAAGTATTTTTTTTACAAACGCTGCTTCAGCCCAGACATCCAGCTCAGGAAGTTCAAATAAGGTTTTACTGATTACTTCGGCTCAGGTCGATCTATTGTCTGAAGAAGGCAAAGCATGGGGTTTCACTAAAGACTCTGAAGAAAAGAATCGGATCAGAGAAAACCTTAAAAAGATTATAAAGGAAGCAAGGAAGCAACATATTCCTATTATTCATTCTCCTGTAGGGTTTGACTATGAACTAATGGCAGGCTATAAACCACTGA
Proteins encoded in this window:
- a CDS encoding GatB/YqeY domain-containing protein; translation: MSLEKQIMDQMKEAMKAKDTVALEALRAIKSGIILAKTESGAKEELAADDEIKLLQKLVKQRKDSATIYTEQGRADLAEPELAQVAVIEKFLPAQLSEAEIEAAVSKIIAEGGFSGMAAMGQVMGMASKQLAGQADGKTISTIVKKLLA
- a CDS encoding GNAT family N-acetyltransferase — its product is MQQKERSHRRVLSLCAPVKLVEMEIRLAQKGDLPQIVGLCKQHAEYEQAEYSTKDKEKLLSKAIFGTSPSLKCLVVAEGNTIVGYATFMQQFSTWDVGFYLYLDCLFLTEETRGKGLGTALMEKIKEYSKIENCTEIQWQTPDFNEKAIRFYQKNGGISKKKERFFMKV
- a CDS encoding rhodanese-like domain-containing protein; its protein translation is MKKQIEFYENKLAYEMDPSDLYDALENGTEHIVVDARQAFGYKKEHIPTAINLPHREMTEETTKHLDKSKTYICYCDGIGCNASTKGALKMTQLGFKVKELIGGIEWWKFDGYATEGTQPQKGSKFVCAC
- a CDS encoding LysR family transcriptional regulator; this translates as MDIKYFRLIKTIKEEGSIANSADKLFLTQSALSHQLRELEERLGFKVFHRKRNKWQLTEEGTELYKMGNSILDSIEKGFQNIEQLRTGSVGSVKVSTECYSFYQGLSSFIQKMGILYPEIVVDLILEATHQPISKILSNEIDMAIVTQKPVNESLSNIEVYEDEIFAIVHDENPLSRVEFLEADDFSNVHLIIHSFPLETVSVYDRFLKPNRITPLKISAIPLTEVALEMVDANMGIMCMPKWALKSFKLSDNLAFKRIGRNGLKRTHYLVFRKADRDKKYINDFIANFEDDFSK
- a CDS encoding Crp/Fnr family transcriptional regulator yields the protein MDSKTSISQLNLFKEPELKEEIQKNGDIQSFSKDELLIREGQYLKVLPIVLNGSIRVFQTYEDREIVLYYVLPQETCIMSLAACFFNTGSASNAVTEEDTEVLFIPSHLIPIWQKKYPSWNEFILKAYRNRYNELLEAFNNVVFKKIDERIMIYLEEHATKNNSRNIPLSHQALAYELGTTRVVVSRILKNFEIEGKVILHRGYIELKK